In the genome of Candidatus Babeliaceae bacterium, one region contains:
- the nusB gene encoding transcription antitermination factor NusB, with translation MDRPEDSLFEASGELDASKEIIIENLSKRDERIFIFHLLYAMDSFDYQASLESIVDNFCREFNLSVARDGSVIEQVRSIVDNRLALDDQIKPLLDNWRFDRLGVCTRLIIRQAIWELRNTDIDSAIIINEAIELSKCFAEDDAYKFINGLLDEWVKKNKTAE, from the coding sequence ATGGATAGGCCAGAAGACAGTTTATTTGAAGCTTCTGGAGAGTTGGATGCAAGCAAAGAAATTATTATAGAAAATTTGTCAAAGCGCGATGAAAGAATTTTTATTTTTCATTTATTATACGCAATGGATTCTTTTGACTATCAAGCAAGTCTCGAATCAATTGTCGATAATTTTTGTCGCGAATTTAATCTTTCTGTGGCAAGAGATGGCTCGGTCATAGAACAGGTTCGCTCAATTGTTGATAATCGCCTTGCGCTTGATGATCAAATAAAGCCACTTCTTGATAACTGGCGCTTTGATCGTTTGGGCGTTTGTACGCGACTCATTATTCGGCAGGCAATTTGGGAATTGAGAAATACGGATATAGATTCTGCTATTATCATTAACGAAGCGATAGAACTTTCTAAGTGCTTCGCTGAAGATGACGCATATAAGTTTATTAACGGCTTACTTGATGAGTGGGTTAAAAAGAACAAAACGGCTGAATAA
- the glyA gene encoding serine hydroxymethyltransferase yields the protein MSYLIKNDPEIAAIVSHELLREEHELNLIASENYTSKAILEATGSILTNKYAEGYSGKRYYGGCQVVDQAELLAIERCKTLFNAQHVNVQPHAGSQANMAAYTALVKPGELIMGMSLATGGHLTHGHAVNFSGSVYRAIQYGVDLETGLLNYQAIYELADQHKPKLIIAGASAYSRIIDFEKFAQIAQQVGALLLVDMAHISGLVAAGVHPSPVPYADCVTSTTHKTLRGPRGGFILCKNNFKEAIDKAIMPGTQGGPLMHVIAAKAVCFKEALTPAFITYQQQVIKNCALLAREFINRGYVIVTGGTDNHLFIIDLRNKNITGRAAEVALEKAGISVSRSCIPGDPEKPWITSGIRIGSAAITTRGMREQECIAMVDLIDDVIKHHTDEIYLAKIKQSVLRLCDAFPIYAE from the coding sequence ATGTCATATTTAATAAAAAATGATCCAGAAATAGCAGCTATCGTTTCTCATGAATTATTGCGTGAAGAGCACGAGTTAAATTTAATAGCTTCAGAAAATTATACGAGTAAGGCAATATTAGAAGCTACTGGTTCAATTCTTACTAATAAATATGCCGAGGGTTATTCTGGCAAGCGTTATTATGGTGGATGCCAGGTAGTTGATCAGGCGGAATTGCTTGCCATAGAACGATGCAAAACGCTTTTTAATGCTCAACATGTTAATGTGCAGCCGCATGCTGGATCTCAGGCAAATATGGCTGCTTATACTGCCCTTGTAAAACCGGGAGAGCTTATTATGGGAATGAGTCTGGCGACTGGCGGTCATTTAACTCATGGACATGCGGTTAATTTTTCTGGGTCTGTTTATCGCGCTATTCAATATGGTGTTGATTTAGAAACAGGTCTTTTGAATTATCAAGCTATCTATGAACTGGCCGATCAACACAAGCCAAAATTAATTATAGCCGGAGCGTCTGCTTATTCTAGGATTATTGATTTTGAAAAATTTGCCCAGATTGCTCAACAAGTTGGCGCATTATTATTAGTTGATATGGCACATATTTCTGGCCTCGTAGCGGCTGGCGTTCATCCATCTCCGGTGCCGTATGCTGATTGCGTGACAAGTACTACTCATAAGACGTTGCGTGGTCCACGTGGTGGATTTATTCTTTGTAAAAATAATTTTAAAGAAGCTATCGATAAAGCAATTATGCCTGGTACGCAGGGTGGGCCTCTTATGCACGTTATTGCAGCAAAGGCGGTATGTTTTAAAGAAGCTTTAACTCCGGCATTTATTACGTATCAACAACAGGTGATAAAAAACTGTGCATTATTGGCGCGTGAATTTATCAATCGTGGTTATGTCATAGTGACTGGTGGAACAGATAATCATCTTTTTATTATAGATTTGCGCAATAAAAATATTACTGGACGTGCTGCAGAAGTTGCTTTAGAAAAAGCTGGAATCAGTGTGAGTCGTAGTTGTATTCCGGGAGACCCTGAAAAGCCATGGATAACGAGTGGGATCAGAATCGGTTCTGCTGCTATTACAACTCGTGGCATGCGTGAACAAGAATGTATTGCCA
- the efp gene encoding elongation factor P, giving the protein MVSASEFKRGTKILYKEEPYSVLEYVHVKPGKGGAFMRTKMKNLISGLVHEETFRSEEKFPSPDLERHTMIYLYDEDGLYQFMDQDSYEQVALSKDQLQDVLDYLKEQVVYDILYFRDRPIAVTCPVHMELKVKETLPGVRGDTAQGGGTKPATLETGLVLQVPLFVNENDIIKVDTRDARYIERVTKK; this is encoded by the coding sequence ATGGTTTCTGCATCTGAATTTAAAAGAGGGACTAAAATTCTTTATAAAGAAGAGCCCTATTCTGTTTTAGAATATGTGCACGTCAAGCCTGGTAAAGGCGGTGCGTTCATGAGAACAAAAATGAAAAATCTAATATCAGGATTGGTACATGAGGAAACGTTTAGATCTGAAGAAAAGTTTCCATCTCCTGATTTAGAACGCCACACCATGATCTATTTGTATGATGAGGATGGGCTATATCAGTTTATGGACCAAGACAGCTATGAACAAGTTGCTCTCAGCAAAGATCAATTGCAGGACGTCCTCGATTATCTTAAAGAACAAGTGGTTTACGACATTCTTTATTTCAGAGACCGACCTATAGCAGTTACCTGTCCAGTTCATATGGAACTCAAAGTTAAAGAAACACTTCCTGGCGTTCGTGGAGACACAGCTCAAGGTGGTGGCACAAAGCCGGCAACTTTAGAAACAGGTTTAGTTCTACAAGTTCCTTTATTTGTTAACGAAAATGATATCATCAAAGTTGACACCCGTGACGCTCGTTATATAGAGCGAGTAACAAAAAAATAA
- a CDS encoding endonuclease/exonuclease/phosphatase family protein: MNMIKFFFTIFIPCTAMIVNCSPKYIGIKSLAKDPQALRIMSFNIRRDGAEPKLEYTWNKRKNVLIELIRDFDPDIISLQEAKNNQIKDIIQAFNQKYDWIGEGRKDKKWLIFSEPGEHAPILYKKNICKVANSGTFWLNKDQKKGKPGWGATLNRICTWGKFTLKNQPQPLFVFNTHLDNSSQEARTQGLQLILNFIDAKTRGADPLILTGDFNEDRVASKYSTIIKNRIFDTDHLADLNNAAFGVSGSFGWGKPRPGIIDYIFINNKNYFDVLHSMRVSRTDERPVSDHSALVVDVVIKK, encoded by the coding sequence ATGAATATGATAAAATTTTTTTTTACAATTTTTATACCATGCACTGCAATGATCGTGAACTGCTCTCCAAAATACATTGGAATAAAATCGCTTGCAAAAGACCCTCAGGCATTGCGCATCATGTCATTTAATATTAGGCGCGATGGTGCAGAACCAAAACTTGAATATACATGGAATAAAAGAAAAAACGTCTTGATCGAACTCATAAGAGATTTTGATCCTGATATTATCAGCCTACAAGAAGCAAAAAACAATCAAATTAAAGACATTATACAAGCCTTCAATCAAAAATATGATTGGATCGGCGAAGGCAGAAAAGATAAAAAATGGCTTATTTTTTCTGAACCAGGTGAGCATGCACCCATATTATATAAAAAAAATATATGTAAAGTCGCCAATTCAGGGACCTTTTGGTTAAATAAAGATCAAAAAAAAGGAAAACCGGGATGGGGAGCCACCCTCAATAGAATTTGCACATGGGGAAAATTTACTCTTAAAAATCAGCCACAACCTCTCTTTGTTTTCAACACACACCTTGACAATAGCTCCCAAGAAGCACGAACACAAGGATTACAGCTCATTTTGAATTTTATTGATGCAAAAACAAGAGGAGCTGATCCACTTATACTGACGGGTGATTTTAATGAAGATCGTGTCGCTTCAAAATATAGTACTATCATAAAAAATAGAATATTTGATACCGACCATCTCGCCGATCTTAACAACGCCGCATTTGGGGTAAGCGGGTCATTCGGATGGGGCAAGCCGAGACCAGGCATTATCGACTATATTTTTATTAATAATAAGAATTATTTTGATGTTTTACACAGCATGAGAGTAAGCAGAACAGATGAACGCCCAGTAAGTGATCATAGCGCACTGGTTGTTGATGTTGTTATTAAAAAGTAA